The DNA sequence GTGAAGGCGACAAAGAGCAAGTCGGTATCGATTATAAAGGCCTTCCGGGTGACGTGGTTCCGGGTGATATCCTGCTGCTGGACGATGGTCGCGTACAGCTGAAAGTACTGGAAGTTCAGGGCATGAAAGTGTTCACCGAAGTCACCGTCGGCGGGCCGTTGTCCAACAACAAGGGTATCAACAAACTGGGCGGCGGCCTCTCGGCTGAAGCGCTGACTGACAAAGACAAAGCGGACATCATCACCGCCGCCAAAATTGGCGTCGACTATCTGGCCGTCTCCTTCCCGCGCTGCGGCGAAGATTTAAACTACGCCCGTCGTCTGGCGCGCGATGCCGGCTGTGACGCAAAAATCGTCGCCAAAGTCGAGCGCGCGGAAGCCGTTTGCAGCCAGGATGCGATGGATGACGTGATTCTGGCATCCGACGTTGTCATGGTCGCCCGTGGCGATCTCGGCGTTGAAATTGGCGATCCGGAGCTGGTCGGGATCCAGAAGGCGTTAATTCGCCGCGCTCGTCAGCTGAACCGCTCGGTCATCACCGCCACTCAGATGATGGAATCGATGATCACTAACCCGATGCCAACCCGCGCTGAAGTTATGGACGTAGCGAACGCCGTGCTGGATGGTACCGACGCCGTGATGCTTTCGGCAGAAACCGCTGCGGGGCAGTATCCTTCTGAAACCGTTGCCGCGATGGCGCGCGTCTGCCTGGGCGCAGAAAAGATCCCCAGCCTGAACGTTTCCAAACACCGTCTGGACGTTCAGTTCGACAATGTGGAAGAAGCCATTGCGATGTCGGC is a window from the Klebsiella oxytoca genome containing:
- the pyk gene encoding pyruvate kinase encodes the protein MSRRLRRTKIVTTLGPATDRDNNLEKVIAAGANVVRMNFSHGTAEDHQIRANKVREIAAKLGRHVAILGDLQGPKIRVSTFKEGKIFLNIGDKFLLDANLDKGEGDKEQVGIDYKGLPGDVVPGDILLLDDGRVQLKVLEVQGMKVFTEVTVGGPLSNNKGINKLGGGLSAEALTDKDKADIITAAKIGVDYLAVSFPRCGEDLNYARRLARDAGCDAKIVAKVERAEAVCSQDAMDDVILASDVVMVARGDLGVEIGDPELVGIQKALIRRARQLNRSVITATQMMESMITNPMPTRAEVMDVANAVLDGTDAVMLSAETAAGQYPSETVAAMARVCLGAEKIPSLNVSKHRLDVQFDNVEEAIAMSAMYAANHLKGVTAIITMTESGRTALMTSRISSGLPIFALSRHERTLNLTALYRGVTPVHFDSASDGVAAAHDAVILLRDKGYLVTGDLVIVTQGDVMSTIGSTNTTRILTVE